One genomic segment of Coffea arabica cultivar ET-39 chromosome 6e, Coffea Arabica ET-39 HiFi, whole genome shotgun sequence includes these proteins:
- the LOC140009896 gene encoding uncharacterized protein — protein MRQRRWMEFLEDYDCTINYHPRKANVVADALSRKAQVAGLMIKEWDLLESVCEWKPCLGSHKVVFGNVKVISTLLERVKEAQKEDSMVGKWGEKVKKGEISDFNFSPDGVLKYRNRVVVPKDDMLKKEILEEAHRSKYTIHPGFDRNDLETLGTKHHLSPSDGWAIRANYPDP, from the exons atgaggcagcgacggtggatggagTTCCTGGAGGACTACGACTGCACTATCAACTACCATCCCAGGAAAGCCAACGTGGTGGCGGATGCCTTAAGCCGGAAGGCTCAGGTAGCGGGGTTAATGATCAAGGAGTGGGATCTGTTGGAATCCGTTTGTGAGTGGAagccctgtcttgggagtcacAAGGTGGTTTTTGGTAATGTTAAAGTAATATCCACACTACTGGAGCGAGttaaagaagctcaaaaagAGGATTCGATGGTGGGgaaatggggagagaaagtgaaaaaaggAGAAATATCGGATTTTAACTTCAGTCCCGATGGGgttttgaaataccgaaatcgaGTAGTGGTGCCAAAAGATGACATGTTAAAGAAGGAGATTttagaggaagctcatcggtccaagtatacgatCCATCCGG GTTTTGACAGAAATGATCTGGAGACTTTGGGGACTAAGcaccacctatcaccctcagacggatgggcAATCCGAGCGAACTATCCAGACCCTTAA